One segment of Pseudomonas sp. FP2196 DNA contains the following:
- the flgA gene encoding flagellar basal body P-ring formation chaperone FlgA, protein MNAQTTFFRRLTSPLRKGLCAVSAACFFFAGSPAIADAVTLPDMLIGVTQGFLEFTVEDYLATSQTEGRYEIEVNQLDPRMRMPMCDKELTASLESPARPLGRVTVKVRCEGSSPWTVFVPAQVRLFREIVTTTRPLKRAGIIEPRDVTLRERDVSVINQGFLTSVDDAIGQKLTRPTVADQVITLVHLEQAEVVRKGDQVVITARSGTLAVRMPGEALANGGLKEQIRVKNLNSQRVIKAQVTAPGQVEVAM, encoded by the coding sequence ATGAACGCTCAAACGACATTTTTCCGACGCCTGACATCTCCCCTTCGCAAAGGGCTTTGCGCCGTGTCCGCCGCTTGCTTCTTCTTCGCCGGCAGCCCTGCCATTGCTGATGCGGTTACCTTGCCTGACATGCTTATCGGCGTCACTCAGGGCTTTCTTGAGTTCACCGTAGAAGACTATCTGGCAACCAGTCAAACGGAAGGCCGCTACGAAATCGAAGTCAACCAGCTCGACCCCCGTATGCGCATGCCTATGTGCGACAAGGAATTGACAGCGTCTCTGGAGAGTCCGGCACGTCCGTTGGGCCGGGTAACCGTGAAGGTTCGCTGTGAAGGCTCATCGCCCTGGACGGTGTTCGTGCCCGCTCAAGTCCGCCTGTTTCGCGAGATCGTGACCACCACCCGACCGCTCAAACGCGCCGGGATAATCGAACCTCGGGACGTGACCTTGCGCGAGCGCGACGTCAGCGTGATCAATCAAGGTTTCTTGACGTCGGTGGACGACGCGATCGGGCAGAAATTAACCCGACCAACGGTCGCTGATCAGGTCATTACCCTGGTTCATCTGGAACAGGCCGAAGTCGTGCGCAAGGGTGATCAAGTGGTCATCACCGCCCGCAGCGGCACACTCGCCGTGCGCATGCCCGGTGAAGCCCTGGCCAATGGCGGCCTGAAAGAACAGATCCGGGTGAAAAACCTTAACTCCCAACGAGTCATCAAGGCGCAGGTCACCGCACCGGGCCAGGTGGAAGTGGCCATGTAA
- a CDS encoding flagella synthesis protein FlgN — MHDTNLLQLIIDDFAPAQQLLELLQTESLALHGRDMPLLEEILARKQALIILLEQHGRKRSEILASLNLPTNRQGLEQLASQSSIGEQLLSNSDFLTDLIAQCKAANVNNGQSIQVQQAATANQLKILNGGEPPALYDASGTFAKPAKPRTFSQA; from the coding sequence ATGCACGACACTAATTTACTGCAACTGATCATCGACGACTTTGCTCCAGCTCAACAATTGCTGGAGTTACTGCAAACCGAATCCCTCGCCTTGCACGGTCGCGACATGCCACTGCTGGAAGAAATTCTGGCGCGCAAACAGGCATTGATCATTCTGCTTGAACAGCATGGCCGCAAACGCAGCGAGATCCTCGCCAGCCTCAACCTGCCGACCAATCGGCAGGGTCTCGAGCAACTCGCCAGCCAGTCGAGCATCGGCGAACAGTTGCTCAGCAATAGCGACTTTCTGACCGACCTCATCGCCCAGTGCAAGGCGGCCAACGTCAACAATGGCCAGTCGATCCAGGTACAGCAGGCCGCCACGGCCAATCAGCTGAAAATCCTCAACGGGGGCGAACCGCCAGCGCTGTATGACGCCAGCGGCACTTTTGCCAAACCCGCCAAGCCGCGTACATTCAGCCAGGCATGA
- the flgB gene encoding flagellar basal body rod protein FlgB, which yields MSISFDKALGIHEKALGFRAQRAEVLANNIANADTPNYKARDLEFSKVLEAQTEKTKSGGTFALNMTNSRHIEAEGLGNGDESLMYRTPMQPSIDQNTVDAQLEQSNYAENAVGFQASFTLLNSKFKGLVSALRGE from the coding sequence ATGAGCATCAGCTTCGATAAAGCGCTCGGCATTCACGAAAAAGCCCTGGGCTTCCGCGCCCAGCGTGCCGAAGTCCTGGCCAACAACATCGCCAACGCCGATACCCCGAACTACAAGGCGCGGGATCTGGAATTCTCCAAAGTGCTCGAAGCACAGACCGAGAAAACCAAGAGCGGTGGCACGTTTGCCCTGAACATGACCAACAGCCGTCACATCGAGGCTGAAGGACTGGGCAACGGCGACGAGTCGCTGATGTATCGCACGCCGATGCAACCGTCGATCGACCAGAACACCGTGGATGCACAACTGGAACAGTCGAATTACGCGGAAAACGCCGTCGGCTTCCAGGCCAGCTTCACGCTGCTCAACAGCAAATTCAAAGGGCTGGTATCAGCCCTGCGCGGAGAGTAA
- the flgC gene encoding flagellar basal body rod protein FlgC has protein sequence MSLSSVFNIAGSGMSAQTTRLNTVASNIANAETVSSSIDQTYRARHPVFATMFQGGQNSGSNSLFQSQDAAGQGVQVLGVVEDQSNLEARYEPNHPAADGKGYVYYPNVNVVEEMADMISASRSFQTNAEMMNTAKTMMQKVLTLGQ, from the coding sequence ATGTCCCTGTCCAGCGTTTTCAACATTGCCGGTAGCGGCATGAGCGCACAAACCACGCGTCTGAACACCGTGGCTTCGAACATCGCCAACGCCGAAACCGTCTCTTCGAGCATCGACCAGACCTACCGCGCCCGTCACCCGGTGTTCGCCACCATGTTCCAGGGTGGCCAGAACAGCGGCAGCAACTCGCTGTTCCAGAGCCAGGATGCGGCCGGTCAAGGCGTTCAGGTGCTCGGTGTGGTCGAAGACCAGAGCAACCTCGAAGCGCGTTACGAGCCGAACCATCCAGCCGCTGACGGCAAAGGCTACGTCTACTACCCGAACGTCAACGTGGTGGAAGAAATGGCTGACATGATTTCCGCGAGCCGTTCGTTCCAGACCAACGCCGAAATGATGAACACCGCCAAAACCATGATGCAGAAGGTACTGACCCTCGGTCAGTAA
- the flgM gene encoding flagellar biosynthesis anti-sigma factor FlgM, whose amino-acid sequence MVIDFSRLNSSSSLTGSTRTSNAKDTAETGTSAPLNTQAESASTAKSGESVHLSNEAQQLQKVTDKLRDQPAVDKARVAELKAAIADGSYKVDSNRVASKLLNFEAQR is encoded by the coding sequence ATGGTCATCGATTTCAGCCGTTTGAACAGCTCCTCGTCACTTACGGGCAGTACACGTACCAGCAACGCCAAGGACACCGCCGAAACCGGCACCTCCGCGCCGCTGAATACCCAGGCCGAATCGGCCAGTACCGCAAAGAGCGGGGAATCGGTACACCTCAGCAATGAGGCTCAACAGTTGCAGAAGGTCACTGACAAGCTGCGCGATCAACCTGCTGTCGACAAAGCCCGTGTGGCCGAGTTGAAAGCCGCGATTGCCGATGGCAGCTATAAAGTCGACAGCAACCGTGTAGCCAGCAAACTGCTCAACTTCGAAGCCCAGCGCTAG
- a CDS encoding flagellar brake protein: MSNTLSADDAPQPPKVLTTPLEISSNLRQLQDSHDPLIITFHERSQRFQTYLIKVDRDTASMALDEMIPRDGERFLLAGEPFKIEGFHEGVRIAWECTGTLNIEESDGDRFYTGELPTEVVYHQRRNAFRAALKLTDLVSVELGGEKLKAPINGKLLDISATGCKLRFEGDITERLQLGQVYDRMIAPPLFGNQPVSVELRYLHFEEKLNITFAGLRFHNISGQAARNVERFVYQLQREARRFDKDDM, encoded by the coding sequence GTGTCCAACACCCTAAGCGCGGATGATGCTCCGCAGCCCCCAAAGGTGCTCACCACGCCACTGGAAATCTCCAGCAACCTGCGCCAGCTGCAAGATAGCCACGACCCGCTGATCATCACGTTCCATGAACGCAGCCAGCGCTTCCAGACCTACCTGATCAAGGTCGACCGCGACACCGCATCAATGGCCCTGGACGAAATGATCCCGCGCGATGGCGAGCGCTTCCTGCTCGCCGGCGAACCGTTCAAGATCGAAGGTTTTCATGAAGGTGTACGCATTGCCTGGGAATGCACCGGCACGCTGAACATCGAAGAATCCGACGGCGACCGCTTTTACACTGGCGAGCTCCCGACCGAGGTGGTTTACCACCAACGCCGCAACGCCTTCCGCGCCGCATTGAAGCTGACCGACCTGGTCAGCGTCGAACTGGGCGGTGAAAAGCTCAAGGCGCCAATCAACGGCAAGCTGCTGGATATTTCCGCCACCGGTTGCAAACTACGCTTTGAAGGTGACATCACCGAGCGTCTGCAACTGGGCCAGGTCTACGACCGCATGATCGCCCCGCCGCTGTTCGGCAATCAGCCGGTCTCCGTAGAACTGCGTTATCTGCACTTTGAAGAAAAACTCAACATCACGTTTGCCGGTCTGCGCTTCCACAACATCAGTGGCCAGGCAGCGCGTAACGTTGAACGCTTCGTTTATCAGTTGCAGCGTGAAGCACGGCGTTTCGATAAAGACGACATGTGA
- a CDS encoding sensor histidine kinase KdpD: MNHVDPALDFSTVIASTVHDMKNSLAMLMQAHSQWLARLPQELRSGTEQGVIDFEFAHLNGMLVQLLGLYKLGVNQMPLQPAYHELDDFIEAQLAAHQEVFASRGIIATYEVDPLSPLGFFDRELVASVLGNCINNAIRYARESLLITVSDEAGQLVVSINDDGDGYPAEMLERQADYVQGINHSSGSTGLGLYFAARIAALHQRNGIEGRTEIRNGGPLGGGVFSLYLP; this comes from the coding sequence ATGAACCACGTTGATCCGGCTTTGGATTTTTCCACGGTGATTGCCTCCACCGTTCATGACATGAAGAACTCGCTGGCCATGCTGATGCAGGCCCACAGCCAATGGCTGGCGCGTCTGCCCCAAGAGCTGCGCTCTGGTACGGAGCAGGGCGTGATCGACTTCGAGTTCGCTCACCTCAACGGCATGCTGGTGCAGTTGCTCGGGCTGTATAAGCTCGGCGTCAACCAGATGCCGCTGCAACCGGCCTATCACGAACTGGATGATTTCATCGAAGCACAACTGGCGGCGCATCAAGAGGTGTTCGCCAGTCGCGGGATCATCGCCACGTATGAAGTTGATCCGCTGAGTCCGCTGGGTTTCTTTGACCGTGAACTGGTCGCCTCGGTGCTGGGCAACTGCATCAACAACGCCATTCGGTATGCCCGCGAGTCTCTGTTGATTACCGTCAGCGACGAGGCCGGGCAACTGGTCGTGAGCATCAACGATGACGGCGACGGTTATCCGGCCGAGATGCTCGAACGTCAGGCCGATTACGTGCAGGGCATCAATCACAGTAGCGGCAGCACCGGGCTCGGCTTGTATTTCGCGGCGCGTATTGCGGCGTTGCATCAACGCAATGGTATTGAAGGGCGCACGGAAATCCGTAACGGCGGCCCGCTGGGCGGTGGGGTATTCAGTCTCTACCTGCCGTGA
- the flgD gene encoding flagellar hook assembly protein FlgD, which translates to MSVSDSTSGVSIKDVLANSSVKTGTTTDGLAAATNSATGKQALGKDAFLQLLVTQLKNQNPLDPQDNSEFVAQLAQFSSLEGITTLNDTVTGIAGNYNSSQALQASSLVGRSVIAQTDKAVVDTSKSLNGTVVVPASGAVSLSIKDADGKVVRTIDMGTQNAGNASFIWDGKDASGAVAKAGTYTFTASATYDGKATSLVTYLPATVNSVTISQTGGELMLNLAGLGSVALSKVQTIGI; encoded by the coding sequence ATGAGTGTTTCCGATTCCACCAGCGGCGTAAGCATCAAAGACGTTCTGGCCAATTCTTCGGTCAAGACCGGGACGACCACTGATGGTCTGGCTGCGGCCACCAACAGCGCCACCGGCAAGCAGGCTTTGGGTAAAGATGCCTTCCTGCAACTGCTGGTCACCCAACTGAAGAACCAGAACCCGCTTGATCCGCAGGACAACAGCGAGTTCGTCGCTCAGTTGGCGCAGTTCAGCAGTCTGGAAGGCATCACTACGCTGAACGACACCGTTACCGGCATTGCCGGCAACTACAACTCCTCGCAAGCATTGCAGGCGTCGTCGCTGGTTGGCCGTTCGGTCATCGCGCAGACCGACAAGGCTGTAGTCGACACCAGCAAAAGCCTCAATGGCACCGTGGTGGTTCCGGCCTCTGGCGCCGTTTCGCTCTCGATCAAAGATGCCGATGGCAAAGTCGTGCGCACCATTGACATGGGCACCCAGAACGCCGGCAACGCCAGCTTCATCTGGGACGGCAAGGACGCTTCCGGTGCGGTCGCGAAGGCGGGCACTTACACGTTCACGGCTAGCGCCACGTACGACGGCAAGGCCACTTCGCTGGTGACTTACCTGCCAGCGACCGTCAACAGCGTGACCATCAGCCAGACCGGCGGTGAGTTGATGCTGAACCTGGCGGGTCTGGGCAGCGTTGCGCTGTCCAAAGTACAAACCATTGGTATATAG
- the cheR gene encoding protein-glutamate O-methyltransferase CheR, producing MSTGNLDFEQFRVFLEKACGILLGENKQYLVSSRLNKLMEQQGIKSLGELVQRIQTQPRSGLREQVVDAMTTNETLWFRDTYPFEVLKNKVLPEAIKASPNQRLRIWSAACSSGQEPYSLSMSIDEFERSNLGQLKMGVQIVATDLSGLMLNNCKTGEYDSLAIGRGLSADRLQRYFDPKGPGRWVIKAPIKNRVEFRSFNLLDSYAALGKFDIVFCRNVLIYFSAEVKKDILLRIHSTLKPGGYLFLGASEALNGLPDHYQMVQCSPGIIYQAK from the coding sequence TTGTCTACGGGTAATTTGGATTTCGAACAGTTCCGGGTCTTCCTGGAAAAAGCCTGTGGCATTTTGCTCGGTGAAAACAAGCAGTACCTGGTCTCGAGCCGTCTCAACAAACTGATGGAGCAGCAAGGCATCAAGTCGCTGGGTGAGCTGGTCCAGCGCATCCAGACCCAGCCGCGCAGCGGTTTGCGCGAGCAGGTGGTCGATGCCATGACGACCAACGAAACCCTGTGGTTTCGTGACACCTATCCGTTTGAAGTCTTGAAGAACAAGGTGCTGCCCGAGGCCATCAAGGCCAGTCCCAACCAGCGTCTGCGGATCTGGTCGGCGGCTTGCTCGTCGGGGCAGGAACCCTATTCGCTGTCGATGTCGATAGACGAGTTCGAGCGCAGCAATCTCGGCCAACTGAAGATGGGCGTGCAGATTGTTGCCACGGACTTGTCCGGCCTCATGCTGAACAACTGCAAGACCGGCGAGTACGACAGCCTGGCGATCGGACGCGGTTTGTCGGCCGATCGTTTGCAGCGTTACTTCGACCCGAAAGGGCCAGGGCGCTGGGTGATCAAGGCACCGATCAAGAACCGGGTGGAGTTCCGCTCGTTCAACTTGCTCGACAGCTATGCAGCCCTGGGCAAGTTCGACATCGTGTTCTGTCGCAACGTGCTGATCTACTTCTCCGCCGAGGTGAAGAAAGACATCCTGTTGCGCATTCACAGCACGTTGAAGCCGGGCGGTTATCTGTTTCTTGGCGCTTCCGAAGCGCTGAACGGTTTGCCGGATCATTACCAGATGGTTCAGTGCAGCCCGGGGATCATCTACCAGGCGAAGTGA
- a CDS encoding chemotaxis protein CheV: MAGVMDSVNQRTQLVGQNRLELLLFRLDGQQLYGINVFKVREVLQCPSLTLMPKSSPVVCGVANIRGATIPILDLAMATGSGALKDKKNPFVIITEYNTKTQGFLVRSVERIVNMNWEEIHPPPKGTGRDHYLTAVTRVDNQLVEIIDVEKVLAEVAPTPEAISVGVVDVETQTKALSLRVLTVDDSSVARKQVTRCLQTIGVEVVALNDGKQALDYLRKLVDEGKKPEEEFLMMISDIEMPEMDGYTLTAEIRGDARMQKLHIILHTSLSGVFNQAMVKKVGADDFLAKFRPDDLASRVVDRIKAADIS, from the coding sequence ATGGCTGGTGTAATGGATTCGGTGAACCAGCGCACGCAACTGGTAGGGCAGAATCGCCTGGAGCTGTTGTTGTTCCGTCTCGACGGTCAACAGCTCTATGGAATCAACGTGTTCAAGGTGCGGGAAGTGCTGCAATGCCCGTCGCTGACGTTGATGCCCAAGTCCAGTCCTGTCGTGTGCGGGGTGGCGAATATCCGGGGGGCGACCATTCCGATCCTTGATCTGGCAATGGCGACCGGTTCCGGGGCGTTGAAAGACAAGAAAAATCCGTTCGTGATCATCACGGAGTACAACACCAAGACCCAGGGATTCCTGGTCCGCTCGGTGGAGCGCATCGTCAACATGAACTGGGAAGAGATCCATCCACCGCCCAAGGGCACGGGTCGCGATCATTACCTGACCGCTGTGACTCGGGTGGACAATCAGTTAGTCGAAATCATCGACGTCGAGAAGGTACTGGCGGAAGTTGCGCCAACGCCGGAAGCGATTTCGGTCGGCGTGGTTGATGTCGAGACCCAGACCAAGGCGTTGTCGCTGCGGGTGCTGACGGTCGATGACTCGTCGGTGGCGCGCAAACAGGTCACGCGTTGCCTGCAGACGATCGGCGTCGAAGTGGTGGCGTTGAACGATGGCAAGCAGGCGCTGGATTACCTGCGCAAGCTGGTCGACGAGGGCAAGAAGCCGGAAGAAGAGTTCCTGATGATGATCTCCGACATCGAGATGCCGGAGATGGACGGGTACACCCTGACGGCGGAAATCCGCGGCGACGCGCGCATGCAAAAGCTTCATATCATCCTGCATACTTCGTTGTCCGGGGTATTCAATCAGGCGATGGTCAAGAAAGTCGGTGCCGATGACTTTTTGGCCAAATTCCGTCCTGATGACCTGGCATCCCGGGTAGTCGACCGGATCAAAGCAGCAGATATCAGCTAG
- a CDS encoding glutamine synthetase family protein produces MTAEGFLEGRRLQLARGVLLQCIMGGYPAARFYGSDDGDLALVADPGQIHPLPWSDEPRALAICDADELTGESSNLSTRGQLKKVIARYAARGLAPVVATELEFFVFAPNTDPTQPFRPPVGLDGRREDGLSAFSVSSNNGLRPFFSEVYKCMAALGLPRDTFMHEMGVSQFEINLLHGDPLLLADQTFLFKHLLKEVALKHGLTVVCMAKPLAHTPGSSMHIHQSLVEIATGKNVFSDEKGEPTAIFRHFIGGQQAGMADFTALFAPNVNSYQRLCHPYASPNNACWSHDNRSAGLRIPASSPVARRVENRLPGADANPYLAIAASLAAGLHGIEHELEPSEAIQGEFTVPDNLSLPCTLHAALERLKRSQLARELFGQEFIEGYIASKTMELTSFFDEITPWERRVLAAQA; encoded by the coding sequence ATGACCGCCGAAGGTTTCCTCGAAGGGCGGCGTTTGCAGTTGGCGCGGGGAGTGCTGCTGCAATGCATCATGGGTGGATATCCTGCTGCGCGGTTTTACGGCAGTGATGACGGCGACCTCGCATTGGTCGCCGACCCTGGGCAGATTCATCCTTTGCCATGGAGCGACGAGCCACGCGCCCTGGCGATCTGCGATGCCGATGAACTGACCGGTGAAAGCTCCAACCTGTCGACCCGTGGCCAGCTCAAGAAAGTCATCGCCCGTTACGCGGCGCGAGGCCTGGCGCCGGTGGTGGCGACCGAGCTGGAATTCTTTGTTTTCGCCCCGAACACCGATCCGACTCAACCGTTCCGCCCGCCAGTCGGTCTCGACGGCCGCCGCGAGGATGGCTTGTCAGCCTTCAGCGTCAGCTCCAACAACGGTTTGCGGCCGTTTTTCAGCGAAGTTTATAAGTGCATGGCGGCCCTCGGTTTGCCGCGCGATACCTTCATGCACGAGATGGGCGTCAGCCAGTTCGAGATCAACCTGTTACACGGTGATCCGCTGCTGCTGGCCGATCAGACGTTCCTGTTCAAGCATCTGCTCAAGGAAGTCGCGCTCAAACATGGCCTGACCGTGGTGTGCATGGCCAAACCGCTGGCGCATACGCCGGGCAGTTCGATGCACATTCACCAGAGCCTCGTCGAGATTGCTACCGGCAAGAATGTTTTCAGTGACGAGAAAGGTGAGCCGACTGCAATCTTCCGCCATTTCATTGGTGGGCAGCAGGCGGGCATGGCGGACTTCACTGCGCTGTTTGCACCGAATGTGAACTCCTATCAGCGCCTGTGTCATCCGTATGCATCGCCGAACAATGCCTGCTGGTCGCACGATAACCGATCCGCCGGGCTGCGCATTCCGGCCAGTTCGCCGGTCGCCCGTCGGGTAGAAAACCGTTTGCCGGGCGCCGATGCCAACCCGTATCTGGCGATCGCCGCCAGTCTGGCCGCGGGTTTGCATGGGATCGAGCATGAGCTTGAGCCGAGCGAAGCGATTCAGGGCGAGTTCACGGTGCCGGATAATCTTTCGTTGCCGTGTACCTTGCATGCCGCGCTCGAACGTCTGAAACGTAGCCAATTGGCCAGGGAACTGTTCGGACAGGAGTTCATCGAAGGCTACATCGCTTCGAAGACCATGGAGTTGACCAGCTTCTTTGATGAAATAACCCCCTGGGAACGGCGTGTTCTAGCAGCCCAGGCCTGA
- a CDS encoding MFS transporter, giving the protein MRQIWKSFRALYFASLMMLIGSGLLSTYLALRLAADNVDGLWVGALMAANYFGLVLGGKIGHRLIARVGHIRAYSACAGIVGAAVLGHGLVDWLPAWLVLRTIVGLGMMCQYMVIESWLNEQADANQRGLVFSGYMIASYLGLVLGQLILVMHPGLGLELLMLVALCFALCLVPVTLTRRIHPAPLHPAPMEPRFFIKRVPQSLSTVLGAGLIIGSFYGLAPLYASQQGLSTEQVGLFMGSCIFAGLLVQWPLGWLSDRYDRALLIRCFAGFLAVAALPLAILPQVPLEVLFVVGFLCSLVQFCLYPLAVAFSNDHVEGDRRVSLTAMLLVTYGVGASIGPLAAGVLMKFFGSQSLYAFFSFFALVLVWRIRPKAVTNLHQVDDAPLHHVAMPDSMSSSPLVAALDPRVDEQVVQEQMQNTVTPEPEPEPEPEPEKEPESESAAGPDDDSDKPTPDISGARP; this is encoded by the coding sequence ATGCGCCAAATCTGGAAATCCTTTCGAGCGCTGTATTTCGCCTCGCTGATGATGTTGATCGGTTCGGGCCTTTTGTCTACTTATCTGGCTTTGCGCCTGGCCGCTGACAATGTCGACGGGCTGTGGGTCGGTGCGCTGATGGCGGCCAACTATTTCGGTCTGGTCCTGGGCGGCAAGATCGGTCACCGGTTGATCGCCAGGGTCGGGCATATCCGTGCTTATTCGGCGTGTGCCGGGATCGTCGGTGCGGCGGTGTTGGGTCACGGTCTGGTGGACTGGTTGCCGGCGTGGCTGGTGCTGCGGACCATTGTCGGTCTGGGCATGATGTGTCAGTACATGGTGATCGAGAGCTGGCTCAACGAGCAGGCCGACGCCAATCAGCGCGGCCTGGTGTTCAGCGGCTACATGATCGCTTCGTATCTGGGGCTGGTGCTGGGTCAGTTGATTCTGGTCATGCACCCGGGCCTGGGCCTGGAACTGCTGATGCTGGTCGCCCTGTGTTTTGCGCTGTGTCTGGTGCCGGTGACGTTGACCCGACGGATTCACCCGGCGCCGCTGCATCCCGCGCCGATGGAACCGCGTTTCTTCATCAAGCGTGTGCCGCAGTCGTTGAGCACGGTGCTCGGTGCGGGTCTGATCATCGGCTCGTTCTATGGTCTGGCGCCGTTGTATGCCTCGCAGCAAGGGCTGTCGACCGAGCAGGTCGGTCTGTTCATGGGTAGCTGCATTTTTGCCGGATTGCTGGTGCAGTGGCCGCTGGGCTGGTTATCCGATCGCTATGATCGGGCGCTTTTGATCCGCTGCTTCGCCGGGTTTCTCGCGGTGGCAGCCTTGCCGCTGGCGATCCTGCCGCAGGTGCCGCTGGAGGTGCTGTTTGTGGTCGGCTTCCTCTGTTCGCTGGTGCAGTTCTGTCTGTATCCGCTGGCGGTGGCGTTTTCCAACGATCACGTAGAGGGTGATCGCCGGGTGTCGCTGACGGCCATGTTGCTGGTGACTTACGGGGTCGGCGCCAGTATCGGCCCGCTGGCCGCTGGTGTGTTGATGAAGTTTTTCGGCAGCCAGAGTCTGTACGCGTTCTTCAGCTTCTTTGCGCTGGTGCTGGTGTGGCGGATACGGCCGAAAGCCGTCACCAATCTGCATCAGGTCGACGACGCGCCGCTTCATCACGTGGCGATGCCGGACAGCATGTCCAGCTCGCCGCTGGTGGCAGCCCTCGACCCCCGTGTTGACGAGCAGGTGGTGCAGGAGCAGATGCAGAATACGGTCACGCCGGAACCAGAGCCAGAACCAGAACCAGAACCTGAGAAAGAACCTGAGTCTGAGTCGGCAGCAGGTCCGGATGACGACAGCGACAAACCCACCCCGGATATCAGTGGCGCCAGGCCTTGA